The nucleotide sequence ATGACACCTTACTATACTGTGAGTTAACACTTTGTCCGAGTCCTGTAATAACACCCAATTGGAAAATCCAAGGCTCATTGGGTCAATTCAGCCCCAATGATGTGTCTTAGAAGAGCAGCCTCTGCACAACGTAATACTCCTGCTCCCAAATCCCATTTATTCCTTATCTCTTACAGGGACATTAGTAATTCTTCTTTTTGTTTGCTCAACCAGCCTACACTAGCAACTGGACTGAGTCAGCCCAACTCACTTAATTCACACCCTTAGAAACTCTTGGGGCACATACTCACTGATCGACCATCTTTCCTGTCAGAAACTGCAGcccttgagtagactgggcctatattctctagcgtttagaagaatgagaggtgatctcattgaaacatacacaattcttacagggtttgacagggtagatgcagggaggatgcttcctctggctgaggagtctagaaccaggggttacagtctcagaataaggggtcggccatttaggactgagatgaggagaaactccttcactcggagggtgatgaatctttggaattatctacccaagagggctgtggaggctccgtctttgagtatattcaagacagcgatcgatagatttttggatgttaagggaatcaagggatatcagccatgatctcattgaagggtagagcaggctcgaggggccgaatggcctatttgttGTGAAGGAGTATGAAAGAACTGTACTCCGTACCTGACTGGGGTGTTTGAGATGGACAGTTCCCTAATCATAACACATGAACCCATTCAAACGACGAGAAAACCGAACACCAGTGTTCAAACTAGGAAAGTGTTCCATTTACCAGCACTGACCCACTTCACAGTCTCAGGCAAAAAATTGACAAAGATGTTTTAAAACAAGGATATTGCTCAAAGTTTAATGCATCTCCTGCTGATTTGAGTTCAGTGTTTTATCTTCTAAAAATACTTCTTATTGTACATAACGTTCATAGTTTCATAGTTGGACATTTACCCATTCTGCATGTAGCTTAATAATTACACTATAAATATTATGCGAAGTTTTTGTGCAAGTTCAGGAGGTACATCCAGTGACCATCAGTAGTGATTGCAGTGTTTACAGTCGGCTGCTGGTTGTGTTCAGAGAGCTCGGCCGACATGCTAGTGAAGAGCAGCCGCCTCCCTTTCGATTATTAGTGCCTCGCCAAGAAGCACCACTCCTGCGACTCATGCCCAGCTTTCAGTCAGCGGTATAAACATTGCCGAGCCTGCCGCAGGTGCCCCACTCGGCGCCGCTGCCTTTCAGGAAGGCGTAGGCGCTTTTGTCCAGGCGGGTAGCGATTTCTCGGCAATGCCGGCGTCTGCCAAGGTGCACTGCCGCTGGGGCGCACCAAGAGGCTTCCGGTCAATACTCGGCGCCCGGGCCGCATTTGGCTTTTACATATTTGGGCAACAACTTGGAATTTAAAGAGAGGAAAACCATCATGAAAACGGTGAGAACACACACAACTGTTGGCAGCAACagcaaaaaatattttaaaacagtGTTGTCGACTTTGCAGTTATTTCTGGTGGACTGAGAAATCCGATCAACGTGGTCCAGTTTGAAAGAAGTGTTGCAAGTGACTTCAGACCTATCAGGAATGATCAGTGACTGGGTATTGGTCAGGGGGGTCCACCAGTTCAGCTGGCAACAGTCAAAGGCATTGCCACTCAGGAATATAACCCGAAGACTCTGCAATAGACTCTGCAGCACATCCTGCTGTAGAGTCGACAACTGGTTCTTGCGTAAATCCAGCAATTTTAGGGGAAGTTTTTTCAGTGCAGGATGAAGACTTGTGATGGAATTTTCAGACAAGTCCAAGGTCTTCAGGTTGCTGAACATCACTTGTAGGCCAATATCTAACTGGTTGGAAGCCAAGCCATTGTTTCTGAGTGATAGGAATTGCAATGATTTGGCCACATCCTGAAATGTGCTTGCCTCCAAGCTGATTCCAGTATTGGATGATAAATCTAGATGGGTTAATGGCGAGCCAACAAAAGCATTGGCGGGTAGAGTCACCAGTGCACAATTGGATAGATAAAGGCGTTTCAATGATTTGATATGCGCCAACACAGCACAACTTGTGTTTAAAGTCCTTTCCTCATTGTCTAAAGGGTAGGCACAAACAGAGACAATGTTGTGACTAAGATCCACCGTTGTAAGCCGAGGCATCTTAGTAAAGAGATCTGAAGGCAGTGATTGCAATTTGTTGAAGCTGAGGTTAAAGTAGTTTAGCTTCTCCAACCTGCTAATGCTGAAATTTAGATGGGACAATCGGTTTTGACTGAGATCAATCGTTTGAAGAAAGAGAAGAGGATCCTCCTCCGTTAGAGAGAACGTCTTCAAACAGTTCTGGTTGAGTTGAAGAGATGATAATGCCGTCATACCTCGGAGGAACCCGCGAGGAAGATATTGAAATGAATTTCGGTTCATATCCAGAACCTTCAACTCTGGCAGGCTTACAGAAATCATCTCGTCCCAAAGATTGACGGAGGTGATGTTGGTCACATTGCCGACGATTTGGATGAACTGGACCTCAGCAGACGAGTCATTCATCAGATCACCATAAAAACTCATCTCGTTGTCCGAGAGCAACAGCAACTTGAGCTTATTGCGTTTAGGCAAGAGCGGGAAAAATAGCAGTTTGTTACGGGACAGGTCCAGAGTTTCTAGCTGAAATTCAATCTCGCTTTCTCTGGCTAAAAACAGTTCCACAATATTGTGACTGATGTTTAATGTTTTCACTTGGTATAAATTGAAATCCACAATACAGGGGATGTGATTATGAGCCAGGTTCAGCCTGGTTAGACTTCTCAAACCTTCAAACGTCCCACTTTCAATTTCGAAGATATAATTGTTCTCTAAGTTTAGTTCTTGAAGCCGGATAAGACCTTTGAGCGTGCTAGGTTCCAATCTCATGATAAAGTTTCTGGCCAGAGATAGATATTCCAGTGTGGTCAGATTTTGCACAATGCAACTTGTCATGTCTTCACTAAGTCTATTCCCAGATAAGTCCAATCTAGTTAACGCTGAAAGTGTCCTTAGTGCCAAATGAGTCTCGGGATAATGCAAATCAATACGGTTGTTCTTCAGATTTAAGTCTTCCAGGTTCCTGTTGTGTCCAAAGGCCCTGGACTCAATGAGCTCGAGCTGATTCCCACTCAGATTCAGTGTGTGCAGACGCCTGTACATAGAAAGTGATTCCTTGTTAATTGCTTTAATGACGTTTTCGTCAAGAAGGAGTTCCTCTGTTTTGATGGGCAGATCCATTGGC is from Pristiophorus japonicus isolate sPriJap1 chromosome 6, sPriJap1.hap1, whole genome shotgun sequence and encodes:
- the LOC139265248 gene encoding transforming growth factor beta activator LRRC33-like, giving the protein MLARRSNSEASLVRSMGSCRLVGKTAFCQGGRLHRVPMDLPIKTEELLLDENVIKAINKESLSMYRRLHTLNLSGNQLELIESRAFGHNRNLEDLNLKNNRIDLHYPETHLALRTLSALTRLDLSGNRLSEDMTSCIVQNLTTLEYLSLARNFIMRLEPSTLKGLIRLQELNLENNYIFEIESGTFEGLRSLTRLNLAHNHIPCIVDFNLYQVKTLNISHNIVELFLARESEIEFQLETLDLSRNKLLFFPLLPKRNKLKLLLLSDNEMSFYGDLMNDSSAEVQFIQIVGNVTNITSVNLWDEMISVSLPELKVLDMNRNSFQYLPRGFLRGMTALSSLQLNQNCLKTFSLTEEDPLLFLQTIDLSQNRLSHLNFSISRLEKLNYFNLSFNKLQSLPSDLFTKMPRLTTVDLSHNIVSVCAYPLDNEERTLNTSCAVLAHIKSLKRLYLSNCALVTLPANAFVGSPLTHLDLSSNTGISLEASTFQDVAKSLQFLSLRNNGLASNQLDIGLQVMFSNLKTLDLSENSITSLHPALKKLPLKLLDLRKNQLSTLQQDVLQSLLQSLRVIFLSGNAFDCCQLNWWTPLTNTQSLIIPDRSEVTCNTSFKLDHVDRISQSTRNNCKVDNTVLKYFLLLLPTVVCVLTVFMMVFLSLNSKLLPKYVKAKCGPGAEY